A region from the Bombyx mori chromosome 15, ASM3026992v2 genome encodes:
- the RpL8 gene encoding ribosomal protein L8: protein MGRVIRAQRKGAGSVFVSHTKKRKGAPKLRSLDYAERHGYIKGVVKDIIHDPGRGAPLAVVHFRDPYKFKTRKELFIAPEGLYTGQFVYCGKKATLEVGNVMPVGAMPEGTIVCNLEEKMGDRGRLARASGNFATVIGHNPDAKRTRVKLPSGAKKVLPSSNRGMVGIVAGGGRIDKPILKAGRAYHKYKVKRNCWPYVRGVAMNPVEHPHGGGNHQHIGKASTVKRGTSAGRKVGLIAARRTGRIRGGKTDTKKET, encoded by the exons ATGGGTCGTGTAATACGTGCTCAGCGTAAGGGTGCCGGTTCAGTTTTCGTTTCTCACACGAAGAAGAGGAAAGGCGCTCCTAAACTTCGCTCTTTAGATTACGCTGAACGTCATGGATACATCAAGGGAGTTGTTAag GATATAATCCATGACCCTGGTAGAGGTGCACCTTTGGCTGTTGTACACTTCCGCGATCCATACAAGTTCAAGACAAGGAAGGAGCTCTTCATTGCTCCCGAAGGGCTCTACACAGGCCAATTTGTTTATTGTGGAAAGAAAGCAACTCTTGAAGTTG GAAATGTGATGCCTGTTGGAGCTATGCCTGAGGGTACCATTGTGTGCAATCTTGAAGAGAAAATGGGTGATAGAGGTCGTCTGGCACGTGCCTCTGGAAACTTCGCCACTGTGATTGGACACAATCCTGATGCTAAGCGTACAAGAGTAAAGCTACCGTCTGGAGCCAAGAAGGTTCTGCCATCAAGCAACAGAGGCATGGTCG GTATTGTTGCTGGAGGTGGACGTATTGACAAACCTATTTTGAAAGCTGGAAGGGCATACCACAAGTACAAGGTCAAACGTAACTGCTGGCCATATGTACGTGGTGTTGCCATGAACCCTGTAGAGCATCCTCACGGTGGTGGTAACCATCAACATATAG GTAAGGCTTCCACTGTCAAGAGAGGAACATCTGCTGGTCGCAAAGTTGGTCTTATTGCTGCTCGCAGGACCGGAAGGATTCGTGGAGGCAAGACCGATACAAAGAAGGAGacctaa